Proteins encoded together in one Flavobacterium keumense window:
- a CDS encoding DUF4835 family protein, whose translation MHKLIVLFLFFVGSIVHSQQLNCTVTVNAQRMANPNQQVFKTLQSSLTDFINKTDWTGQNLNQNERINCSMYITLLTGNADQFSGTIQIQSSRPIFDSSYTSPIFNFNDKDFNFKYVEFENLQYNPTTFDSNLVAIIAFYCNVIIGLDADSFVEQSGTVYLEAAQNIANLAQQSGYKGWSQADGNQNRYFLINDLLSPTYNEVRLASFYYNSALDGMNKDLKASKEKIKSALLGLNKMHSLRPNAFLTRVFFDAKSDEIVSIFSGGPSISVTDLIDSLNRVSPMNSSKWSTIKY comes from the coding sequence ATGCATAAATTAATTGTTTTATTCTTGTTTTTTGTGGGTTCAATTGTTCATTCACAACAATTGAATTGCACTGTAACAGTGAATGCTCAAAGGATGGCAAATCCCAATCAACAAGTTTTTAAAACATTACAGAGTTCGTTGACTGATTTTATTAATAAAACCGATTGGACAGGACAAAATTTGAATCAAAATGAAAGAATCAATTGTTCGATGTACATTACTTTGCTTACAGGTAATGCGGATCAATTTTCCGGAACAATTCAAATACAATCCTCCCGACCTATATTCGATTCTTCTTATACTAGTCCAATATTTAACTTTAATGATAAAGATTTTAATTTCAAATATGTAGAATTTGAAAATTTGCAATATAACCCCACCACTTTTGATTCTAATTTGGTAGCGATTATTGCTTTTTATTGTAACGTGATTATTGGATTGGATGCCGATTCATTTGTAGAGCAATCAGGTACTGTTTATTTAGAAGCGGCTCAAAATATTGCAAATTTAGCCCAACAAAGTGGTTACAAAGGATGGTCTCAGGCAGATGGTAATCAAAACCGATATTTCTTGATTAACGATTTGTTATCGCCAACATATAATGAAGTACGTTTAGCTTCTTTTTATTATAATTCAGCTTTGGATGGTATGAACAAAGATTTGAAAGCATCCAAAGAAAAAATAAAATCAGCATTATTGGGGTTGAATAAAATGCATTCATTACGTCCAAATGCTTTTTTAACTCGAGTGTTTTTTGATGCTAAATCAGACGAAATAGTTTCAATTTTTTCTGGAGGGCCTAGTATTTCTGTGACAGATTTAATAGATAGTTTAAATAGAGTGTCGCCGATGAATTCCAGTAAATGGAGCACAATCAAATACTAA
- the coaBC gene encoding bifunctional phosphopantothenoylcysteine decarboxylase/phosphopantothenate--cysteine ligase CoaBC produces MSVLNGKKILLGVSGGIAAYKTASLVRLFIKAGAHVQVVMTPASKDFVTPLTLATLSKNPVYSTFYDTKDSIVSEIPQLIEEGVWNNHVELALWADLMVIAPATANTLSKMASGTCDNLLLATYLSSKCPVYFAPAMDLDMYKHPSTIANFKTLYEFGNIIIPAESGELASGLSGEGRMAEPENIVAFIEADIVNKLPLRGKRILITAGPTYEAIDPVRFIGNHSSGKMGYDIALRAAQLGASVVLVSGPSHCKVNHSGIQLVSVVAAQEMYEACHTYYSQVDVAIAAAAVADYKPKTIASQKIKKSDTEFSIELEKTKDILASLGAVKTTQFLIGFALETENEIENAKLKIQKKNLDLIVLNSLQDEGAGFQKDTNKVTFIDKNFTIESMELKSKEAVANDIINKVITYFNA; encoded by the coding sequence ATGTCAGTTTTAAACGGTAAGAAAATTTTACTAGGAGTTTCTGGTGGAATTGCTGCCTATAAAACAGCCTCATTGGTACGATTATTTATAAAAGCAGGTGCGCATGTTCAAGTGGTCATGACACCTGCTTCTAAGGATTTTGTTACCCCACTTACTCTTGCAACATTATCCAAGAATCCTGTTTATTCTACTTTTTACGATACAAAGGATTCCATTGTTTCTGAAATTCCTCAACTCATTGAAGAAGGTGTTTGGAATAATCATGTTGAGTTGGCACTTTGGGCTGATTTGATGGTTATTGCTCCGGCTACGGCAAATACGTTATCCAAAATGGCTTCGGGAACCTGTGATAATTTACTTTTAGCTACTTATTTGTCGTCAAAATGTCCTGTGTATTTTGCTCCAGCCATGGATTTGGATATGTACAAACATCCAAGTACAATAGCTAATTTTAAAACCTTATATGAATTTGGCAATATCATAATTCCTGCAGAAAGCGGTGAATTAGCAAGTGGTTTATCTGGAGAAGGGCGAATGGCAGAACCCGAAAACATCGTTGCTTTTATCGAAGCGGATATAGTTAATAAATTACCACTTAGAGGGAAAAGGATATTAATTACTGCGGGACCAACGTATGAAGCAATTGATCCTGTCCGTTTTATAGGCAATCATTCTTCTGGAAAAATGGGTTACGATATTGCTTTGCGCGCAGCACAATTAGGTGCTTCGGTAGTTTTAGTTTCGGGACCTTCCCATTGCAAAGTAAATCACTCTGGTATACAATTGGTTTCTGTTGTTGCTGCTCAAGAAATGTATGAGGCCTGTCATACCTATTATTCGCAAGTAGATGTAGCTATTGCAGCTGCAGCTGTTGCCGATTATAAACCTAAAACAATTGCTTCGCAAAAGATTAAAAAATCAGATACTGAATTCTCGATTGAATTAGAAAAGACTAAAGATATATTGGCTTCATTAGGTGCTGTTAAAACAACACAATTTTTAATTGGTTTTGCATTGGAAACCGAAAATGAAATTGAGAATGCAAAGTTGAAAATTCAGAAAAAAAACTTAGATTTGATTGTTTTAAATTCACTTCAAGATGAAGGTGCTGGTTTCCAAAAAGATACTAATAAAGTCACTTTTATTGATAAAAATTTTACTATTGAGTCAATGGAATTGAAATCTAAAGAAGCTGTTGCAAATGACATTATTAATAAAGTAATAACTTATTTCAATGCATAA
- a CDS encoding DNA-directed RNA polymerase subunit omega, producing the protein MDLKKTNAPVNTITYNKSLIEEPTGNVYEAITIMAKRANQINSEIKKELTEKLEEFATYNDSLEEVFENKEQIEVSKFYEKLPKPHALAVQEWLDGKIYHRDSNK; encoded by the coding sequence ATGGATTTAAAAAAGACGAATGCTCCAGTAAACACAATTACTTACAATAAGTCACTTATTGAAGAGCCAACAGGAAATGTGTATGAGGCAATAACCATTATGGCCAAAAGAGCAAATCAAATTAATTCTGAAATCAAAAAAGAATTGACTGAAAAATTAGAAGAGTTTGCTACTTACAACGACAGTTTAGAAGAAGTTTTTGAAAATAAAGAACAAATTGAAGTTTCAAAATTTTATGAGAAATTGCCTAAGCCACACGCTTTAGCAGTTCAAGAATGGTTAGACGGAAAAATCTACCACAGAGACTCCAACAAATAA
- a CDS encoding outer membrane protein assembly factor BamD, which produces MKKIVSLLLIVVFLVSCNEYQKALKSEDVAVKYTMATKMYEEKKYNKAIRLFEQIASSYRGKPQAEKLFYMFSQSYYNTKQYYLAGYQFENFASSYPKSEKIQEASFLGAKSYSMLSPSYSLDQTDTTKAIEKLQAFIDTYPNSEYLAEANGIMKKLNEKLEQKVFENAKGYNTISDYKAALVALDNFIADYPGTPFKEDALYYKLDSAYQLGINSIPSKMEERLNVAKVAYANLIKFKSDTKYRQKADEMLVRIEKDLQNLLNK; this is translated from the coding sequence ATGAAAAAAATAGTATCTCTGTTACTTATTGTTGTTTTTTTGGTTTCTTGTAATGAGTATCAAAAAGCATTAAAGTCCGAAGATGTGGCTGTAAAATATACTATGGCTACAAAAATGTATGAGGAAAAAAAATACAACAAAGCCATCCGTTTATTTGAACAAATAGCCTCTTCTTACAGAGGTAAACCACAGGCAGAAAAATTGTTTTATATGTTTTCCCAATCGTATTACAACACAAAACAATATTATTTAGCAGGATACCAATTTGAAAATTTTGCTTCAAGTTACCCTAAAAGCGAAAAAATACAAGAAGCTTCTTTTTTAGGAGCAAAGAGCTATTCGATGTTGTCTCCATCATATAGTTTGGATCAAACAGATACCACCAAAGCGATTGAAAAATTACAAGCTTTTATTGATACCTATCCAAATTCAGAATATTTAGCTGAAGCTAATGGTATAATGAAAAAGCTAAATGAAAAATTAGAGCAAAAAGTTTTTGAAAACGCAAAAGGGTATAATACTATCTCAGATTACAAAGCAGCATTAGTAGCACTTGATAATTTTATTGCTGATTATCCTGGAACGCCTTTTAAGGAAGATGCATTGTATTATAAATTAGATTCTGCCTACCAGTTAGGAATTAACAGTATTCCTTCTAAAATGGAAGAGCGATTGAATGTAGCAAAGGTAGCCTATGCTAATTTAATTAAATTTAAAAGCGATACTAAATACAGACAAAAAGCGGATGAAATGTTAGTACGCATTGAAAAAGATTTACAAAATTTATTAAATAAATAA
- the dapA gene encoding 4-hydroxy-tetrahydrodipicolinate synthase, whose product MQSLIGTGVALVTPFKEDFSIDIEALSRIVNFSVDGGVEYLVVLGTTAENATLSAAEKEVVIATVIEANKGRLPLVLGVGGNNTMEVVAELQTRDLSAFSAILSVSPYYNKPTQEGIYQHFKAVAEASPLPVILYNVPGRTSSNMLPATVVRLANDFKNVVAIKEASGDLVQGFQLLKTKPKDFLVISGDDMTALSLILAGGSGVISVIGQGFPAAFSEMIRLGLNRKVDQAFQIQYELSDCIDMIFEQGNPAGIKQVFQSLGIARNTVRLPLVTVDDSLANRIDLFVQKSNR is encoded by the coding sequence ATGCAATCATTAATAGGAACTGGTGTTGCACTTGTAACGCCTTTTAAAGAAGATTTTTCAATAGATATAGAGGCTTTAAGTCGCATTGTTAATTTTTCCGTTGATGGAGGAGTAGAATATCTTGTAGTTTTGGGAACAACGGCTGAAAATGCTACATTGTCAGCAGCTGAAAAAGAAGTAGTTATTGCAACTGTCATCGAAGCTAATAAAGGAAGATTGCCTTTAGTTTTAGGGGTAGGGGGTAATAATACCATGGAAGTGGTTGCAGAACTACAAACTAGAGATTTATCTGCATTTAGCGCAATTCTTTCAGTATCTCCATATTATAACAAACCAACTCAAGAAGGAATTTATCAGCATTTTAAAGCGGTTGCTGAAGCATCTCCATTGCCAGTTATTTTATATAATGTTCCGGGTAGAACTTCAAGTAATATGTTACCAGCAACAGTAGTACGTCTAGCTAACGATTTTAAAAATGTTGTAGCTATTAAAGAAGCTTCAGGAGATTTAGTACAAGGATTTCAGTTATTGAAAACAAAACCAAAAGATTTTTTAGTGATTTCAGGAGACGACATGACAGCTTTATCTTTAATTTTAGCAGGTGGTTCTGGGGTTATTTCAGTTATTGGGCAAGGTTTTCCAGCTGCTTTTTCAGAAATGATTCGTTTGGGGTTAAATCGTAAAGTAGATCAGGCGTTCCAAATTCAATATGAACTGTCTGATTGTATTGATATGATTTTTGAACAAGGAAATCCGGCAGGAATCAAACAAGTGTTTCAGTCCTTAGGAATAGCAAGAAATACAGTGCGATTGCCATTGGTTACAGTAGATGATTCTTTAGCTAACAGAATTGATTTATTTGTTCAAAAAAGCAATAGATAA
- a CDS encoding DUF6913 domain-containing protein yields the protein MFLNYIKNFFLKYTLKNKWQEVSSLATTNTIKTVGLLLDETNFFKKESLIQELISSGFLESNITVIVYKEVINKKETQSRYTFNTAVLSWNGEIADTVVSQFIQTEFDLLVSYYETEKAILLLITNNSKAKFKVGFSSIDKRLHHLTITTGIENYTIFVHELCKYLKILNKIEL from the coding sequence ATGTTTTTAAATTATATAAAGAATTTTTTTTTAAAATATACATTAAAAAATAAATGGCAGGAAGTAAGTAGCTTAGCCACTACAAACACTATAAAAACAGTTGGTTTATTACTAGACGAAACTAATTTTTTTAAAAAAGAGAGCTTAATTCAAGAATTAATTTCAAGTGGTTTTCTTGAGAGCAACATCACGGTTATTGTTTATAAAGAGGTAATAAATAAAAAAGAAACTCAATCTAGGTACACTTTTAATACGGCTGTTTTGAGTTGGAATGGAGAGATTGCAGACACAGTTGTTAGTCAATTTATTCAAACAGAATTTGATTTGTTGGTTAGTTATTATGAAACAGAAAAAGCAATTTTACTACTCATAACAAATAATTCGAAGGCTAAATTTAAAGTGGGGTTTTCGTCAATAGATAAAAGATTACACCATTTGACGATTACTACAGGAATCGAAAATTATACGATTTTCGTTCATGAGTTATGTAAATATTTAAAAATATTAAACAAAATTGAATTGTAA
- a CDS encoding 5'-nucleotidase C-terminal domain-containing protein produces MVKLKKYNQFFKLFVIFITFVLTVSCGKPNYQLTRIEGKRIPIKETIQKTPEIEQFVNPYREHIDADLSAVLAYSPETLDKSGSKWQSSLGNLLADVAFKAGDKVFQLREKKSVNICLLNSGGIRSILPKGNVTARTAFEIMPFENSLVVIALKGEQVQELVDYFIATKKAHPIAGITFTIQKNNIPKNILVQGKPIDLNTIYYVATNDYLANGGDNMNFFKKGIEKFDLEYKLRNILIDYFKEVDTIPVINDIRITEE; encoded by the coding sequence ATGGTAAAACTAAAAAAGTATAATCAATTTTTCAAACTTTTTGTTATATTTATAACATTTGTACTAACTGTTTCTTGTGGAAAACCTAATTATCAATTAACTAGAATTGAAGGGAAACGCATTCCAATTAAAGAAACAATACAAAAAACTCCTGAAATTGAACAATTTGTAAATCCGTATCGCGAACATATCGATGCCGATTTAAGTGCTGTTTTGGCCTACAGCCCTGAAACTTTAGATAAAAGTGGCAGCAAATGGCAATCTTCATTAGGTAATTTATTAGCTGATGTAGCATTCAAAGCAGGTGATAAAGTTTTTCAATTAAGAGAAAAAAAATCGGTCAATATCTGTTTGTTAAATAGTGGCGGAATTCGTTCTATACTTCCTAAAGGAAATGTAACTGCTCGTACCGCATTTGAAATCATGCCGTTTGAAAACAGCTTGGTGGTAATTGCTTTGAAAGGCGAACAGGTACAAGAATTAGTAGATTATTTCATAGCCACTAAAAAAGCCCATCCAATTGCCGGAATCACTTTTACCATTCAAAAAAATAATATTCCTAAAAATATTCTAGTTCAAGGAAAACCTATCGATTTGAATACTATTTATTATGTGGCTACCAATGATTATTTGGCAAACGGTGGAGACAATATGAATTTTTTCAAAAAAGGTATTGAAAAATTTGATTTAGAATACAAACTACGCAATATTCTAATTGATTATTTTAAAGAAGTAGATACTATTCCCGTAATCAATGACATCCGAATTACTGAAGAATAA
- a CDS encoding bifunctional metallophosphatase/5'-nucleotidase, translated as MKRRDFIEKTAAGSAFVGLGLSLSSFKSDDIKKITILHTNDVHSHIDPFPADDPRNANMGGVSRRAALIESIRQENPNVLLLDAGDIFQGTPYFNYYGGELEFKLMSMMQYDVSAIGNHDFDNGIEGLHAQMPHATFEFVSANYDFKNTVMDGLVKPYKIFIKDGIKIGVFGLGIEFDGLVDKKLYKETVYYDPVEVSQDMVRILKKEQKCDLVICLSHLGYKYTKEDADKISDLKLAALTEDIDLIIGGHTHTFLDKPTVVKNKAGKEVLVNQVGCYGINLGRIDFYFDSNKQNIAKGKSIVV; from the coding sequence ATGAAAAGAAGAGATTTTATAGAAAAAACCGCAGCAGGTTCTGCTTTTGTAGGATTAGGATTATCATTGAGCAGTTTCAAATCGGACGATATTAAGAAAATTACCATTTTACATACTAACGATGTGCATAGTCATATCGACCCATTTCCTGCCGATGATCCTCGCAATGCCAATATGGGCGGTGTGAGTCGAAGAGCAGCATTAATAGAGAGTATTCGCCAGGAAAATCCCAATGTATTGCTTTTGGACGCAGGTGATATTTTCCAAGGAACACCTTATTTTAACTATTATGGTGGCGAATTGGAATTCAAATTAATGAGCATGATGCAATACGATGTTTCTGCTATTGGAAATCACGACTTTGACAATGGTATAGAGGGTTTACACGCACAAATGCCTCATGCTACTTTTGAATTTGTCTCAGCCAATTATGATTTTAAAAATACTGTAATGGACGGGTTGGTAAAACCGTACAAAATTTTCATCAAAGACGGAATTAAAATTGGGGTGTTTGGATTGGGAATTGAGTTTGACGGACTTGTAGATAAAAAATTATACAAAGAAACGGTGTACTACGACCCTGTAGAAGTTAGTCAAGATATGGTGCGCATTTTGAAAAAGGAACAAAAATGCGATTTAGTAATTTGTCTGTCTCACCTTGGTTACAAATACACAAAAGAAGATGCCGACAAGATTAGTGATTTAAAACTGGCTGCTCTAACCGAAGATATTGATTTAATTATTGGAGGACACACCCATACTTTCTTGGATAAACCAACTGTAGTTAAAAACAAAGCTGGAAAAGAAGTGCTAGTCAACCAGGTAGGGTGCTACGGTATTAACTTAGGACGCATTGATTTTTACTTTGACAGCAATAAACAAAATATTGCGAAAGGCAAATCGATTGTTGTCTAA
- the ligA gene encoding NAD-dependent DNA ligase LigA, with protein sequence MDIQNTIQNLREELNQHNYNYYVLDHPTISDYEFDLKLAQLQELEKQHPEFFDESSPTQRVGGAITKNFETVVHEHRMYSLDNSYSKEDLLEWEKRIQKVLGDVPLEYTCELKYDGASISITYMNGKLQRAVTRGDGFQGDDVTNNIKTIKSIPLQLKGNYPPKFDVRGEIILPFAGFEKMNQELIEIGETPYSNPRNTASGSLKLQDSTEVAKRPLDCLLYFLIGNQLPFNTQFESLESARAWGFKAPKEAKLAKNLDEVFQFIDYWDTHRHNLPYETDGVVVKVNSFQHQEELGFTAKSPRWAIAYKFKSEQVATRLNSISYQVGRTGAITPVANLEPVQLAGTIVKRASLHNADQIEKLDIRVGDTVFVEKGGEIIPKIIAVDLAQRPLFTQPTYYITHCPECQTELVRSEGEANHYCPNFYGCPPQIIGRIQHYISRKAMDIEGLGGETVALLFNNGLVRDYADLYELTVEQILPLERMAQKSAENLVNGVALSKNIPFERVLFALGIRYVGETVAKKLAKHYKNIDALRQASLMDLILVDEIGERIAQSVIDFFDNQENQIIIERLKNYGVQFEIVEKINPNATDKLQGKTFVVSGVFSLYSRDELKQAIEDNGGKVGSSISAKTDYVVAGDNMGPAKLDKANKLNIPIISEEDFKAMIA encoded by the coding sequence ATGGATATTCAAAATACGATTCAAAACTTACGAGAAGAATTAAATCAACACAACTACAATTACTACGTGTTAGATCATCCTACTATTTCGGATTATGAGTTTGATTTGAAATTGGCTCAATTACAAGAATTAGAAAAGCAACACCCTGAATTTTTTGACGAAAGTTCTCCTACACAGCGCGTTGGGGGAGCTATTACTAAGAACTTTGAAACGGTGGTTCACGAACACCGAATGTATTCCTTAGATAATTCGTATTCTAAAGAAGACTTGTTAGAATGGGAAAAACGAATTCAAAAAGTATTGGGTGATGTTCCTTTGGAATACACTTGTGAGTTGAAATACGATGGAGCATCGATTAGTATTACATACATGAATGGAAAGTTACAACGTGCAGTCACTCGTGGTGATGGTTTTCAAGGAGATGATGTAACGAATAATATTAAAACCATCAAATCGATTCCGTTACAGCTAAAAGGGAATTATCCTCCAAAATTTGATGTGCGAGGCGAAATTATCTTGCCTTTTGCAGGTTTTGAGAAAATGAATCAAGAGTTAATTGAAATTGGAGAAACTCCGTATTCTAACCCTAGAAATACTGCTTCTGGAAGTTTGAAGTTACAAGATAGCACCGAAGTGGCTAAGCGTCCTTTAGATTGTTTACTTTATTTTTTAATTGGTAATCAATTGCCTTTTAATACCCAATTTGAAAGTTTAGAATCGGCAAGAGCTTGGGGATTTAAAGCACCCAAAGAAGCGAAATTAGCCAAAAATTTGGATGAAGTGTTTCAATTTATTGACTATTGGGATACGCATCGTCATAATTTGCCGTATGAAACGGATGGAGTAGTAGTCAAGGTAAATTCATTCCAACATCAAGAAGAATTAGGTTTTACTGCCAAATCGCCTCGTTGGGCAATAGCGTATAAATTTAAATCTGAGCAAGTGGCTACTCGGTTAAATTCCATTTCTTACCAAGTTGGACGCACGGGCGCAATTACGCCTGTAGCTAATTTAGAACCTGTACAATTGGCGGGAACCATTGTAAAACGGGCTTCGTTGCACAATGCCGATCAAATTGAAAAATTAGACATTCGTGTTGGAGATACTGTTTTTGTTGAAAAAGGCGGAGAAATAATCCCTAAAATTATTGCTGTTGATTTGGCACAACGCCCTTTATTTACCCAGCCAACGTATTATATAACACATTGTCCAGAATGTCAAACCGAATTAGTGCGTAGCGAAGGAGAAGCCAATCATTATTGTCCTAATTTTTATGGTTGTCCACCACAAATTATTGGCCGAATCCAACATTATATTTCTAGAAAAGCAATGGATATTGAAGGGCTTGGTGGAGAAACGGTGGCTTTATTATTCAACAATGGTTTGGTTCGTGATTATGCTGATTTGTACGAATTAACAGTGGAGCAAATCTTGCCTTTGGAACGAATGGCTCAAAAATCAGCGGAGAATTTAGTCAATGGTGTGGCACTTTCTAAAAACATTCCTTTTGAGCGCGTGTTGTTTGCTTTAGGAATTCGTTATGTGGGAGAAACTGTAGCTAAGAAATTAGCCAAACATTATAAGAATATTGATGCGTTACGTCAAGCTAGTTTGATGGATTTGATTTTAGTTGATGAAATAGGAGAGCGTATAGCACAGAGTGTGATTGATTTTTTTGACAATCAAGAGAATCAAATTATTATTGAAAGACTGAAAAACTATGGTGTTCAATTTGAAATCGTAGAAAAAATCAACCCCAATGCTACGGATAAATTACAAGGTAAAACCTTTGTGGTTTCGGGAGTTTTTTCGTTGTATTCAAGAGACGAGTTGAAACAAGCTATTGAAGATAATGGCGGAAAAGTAGGGAGTTCTATTTCGGCTAAAACCGATTATGTAGTAGCAGGTGACAATATGGGACCAGCAAAACTAGATAAGGCTAATAAATTGAACATTCCGATTATCTCAGAAGAAGATTTCAAAGCGATGATTGCTTAA
- a CDS encoding DUF6495 family protein: MKYSRLTKEQFEELHPEFINFLASQSIDKAEWDIIKENKPEVAEQELDVFSDLIWEGVLTKAEYLEHFSKNHIFLFQCFDTYVNSIVLKSLVPDVDFLTKEGLQWLSDNMFTETIEMKIGKKVFTEERNASIFGLIQQGAFLSDGQLYQQINSIIES; encoded by the coding sequence ATGAAATACTCAAGATTAACCAAAGAACAATTTGAAGAATTACATCCCGAGTTTATTAATTTTTTGGCAAGCCAATCCATTGATAAAGCCGAATGGGATATAATCAAAGAAAATAAACCCGAAGTCGCGGAACAAGAATTAGACGTTTTTTCTGATTTGATTTGGGAAGGGGTTTTGACCAAAGCGGAATATTTGGAACATTTTTCTAAGAATCATATTTTTCTTTTTCAATGTTTTGATACCTATGTAAATTCAATTGTTTTAAAATCATTGGTTCCAGACGTAGATTTTTTAACCAAAGAAGGTTTACAATGGTTGAGTGATAATATGTTTACAGAAACTATTGAAATGAAAATAGGTAAAAAAGTATTTACCGAAGAGCGAAATGCCTCTATATTTGGACTAATTCAACAAGGTGCTTTCTTGAGCGACGGACAACTGTACCAACAAATAAATTCGATTATTGAATCATAA